The genomic region CATATGAATGAAGGGCATTCGGCTTTTTCCGCCTTGGAACGCCTCGCGCAGTTCAGGGAGCGTTATCATCTCGATTTGAAGACCGCCCTGCAAATTATACCCCGCTGCACGGTGTTTACCACCCATACCCCGGTGGCGGCCGGCCATGATTCCTTCCCGGCTGATTTGGTCAAACCCTTTATCCGGCCTTTGCAAGAGCGCCTGGGAGTCTCTGAAAAAGAAATTTTATCCTGGGGGCAGTCGTCGGGTTCCGACAAAGACGCACCGTTTTCCATGTTCATTCTGGGCCTGCGAATGTCTCAGTATTGCAACGGTGTCAGCCGCCTGCATGGCCGCACCGCCCGAAAGATGTGGGCCCATATCTGGCCGGGCCGCCCGGAAGACGAGATCCCGATTACACACGTGACCAACGGGATGCATGTCTCTACGTTTATTTCCCCAGAAATCTGGCCCTTGTTTGAGCGCCACCTGGGACCGGAGTGGTACATGAGTTCCCGGCGGCAGGAAAACATCAGCCGTATTGACGAAATTTACGACGAAGAACTCTGGCGGGCCCATGAGATGAGCCGTACCCGCTTGATTCGCATCTGTCGCTATTTGTTGAAACAACAATACCAACGGCGCAACGCCCCCAAGAGCGTCATCGACAGAATCGAAACCGTCCTGGACCCTGAAATCTTAACCATCGCCTTTGCCCGCAGGTTTGCCAGTTACAAACGGGCCCACCTGCTGCTACAGGACCCGGAGCGGCTGGCGAACATTCTCAACAACCAAACCCGTCCGGTTCAGATCATTTTTGCGGGCATGGCCCACCCTCTGGACAACGACGGCAAACAAATCATCAAACGCCTGATTGAATTTGTCCACCGGCCGGAAATTCGTCAACGAGCGGTATTCATTGAAGGCTACGACATGGCCCTGGCACGGTCTCTGGTTCAGGGGGCCGATGTCTGGCTGAACACACCCCGCCGACCTTTTGAAGCCTGCGGCACTTCCGGCATGAAAGCCGCCATCAATGGCGTGCTCAACGTCAGTATTTTGGACGGATGGTGGTGTGAAGGTTATTCCGAAGAAAGAGGCTGGCGCATCGGCGGCGGCGAAGAATATGTCGATTACGCCTACCAGGATGCCACCGAGAGCCAGGCTTTGTACAATGTGCTGGAAAATGAAGTCATTCCCTGTTTCTATGAAGAGCCCGAAGGTGAACTTCCCAAGCGCTGGATTCAAATGATGAAGGCTTCCATGAAAATGGCCATGGAGAATTTCTGCAGCCTGAGAATGCTTGCTGAATATGAACAGCGTTTTTATGCTCCCATCATCCAGCGGCTGAAAACACTGCTGAAGAAAAACGGTTTGGAAGCCAGCAACCTGGCGCTCCAGGAAAAGCGGCTGCACGACCTGTGGAAGGACATCCGCATCGGGCTGCCGGTCCAGGCCGGCAAGGGACCGTTTCGCGTCGGCGAAACCTTCGAAGTCACAGTGGAGGTCGGCTTGGGAGAATTGAATCCGGAAGAAGTTTGTGTGGAACTCTACAATGGGCAGATGAGATCGGTGGATGCGCTGCAGGACATTCACACGATCCCCATGGCCGTTATCGAATCTCTCGGCAACGGAAATTATCGCTACGGCTGCCAGGTCCCCTGCCGGCTGTCCGGCCGCTACGGGTTTACGGTCAGGACCATGCCCGCAGGTGACGATTACCTGAAATATAGTCCCCGCCTGATCACCTGGTCTTAGCCCGTTCAACCAATTGACCATTTAACGAGATTCTAAGAGCCTGTCCGACAATTCCCTCTCCCCTGAAGGAAAGGTTTACCCGCCTCGGGCGGCACCGAAGGCGACCAGGGGTCGGGGTGTGAGTTAGTGGCCGCCGGCACCCAGGATTCCGCTGGCGGCAACGGACAGGACAATGACTTCAAGGACGGCCAGTACGGCATACACCGTATCCTTGTTTTTCAGCAGCGTCGGTAAGATGGCGGCATAGCATAGAATCGTAACACCGGACAGCATGGCAATACCGATAAAATTAACAAAATCGCCGTACTTGAGCATGCCGACCCAGGCCCATCCAGCATGGATATCGGCCTGCTTCAGATAATCATTGACATTCATGGACCAGTATCTGGAGATCTTATCCAGCGGGATATAGGGATCCATAATTCCCAGGGCATAGAGACCAAAGGTGATAAAAAGGATCAGCAGCCCAAAGTACATGCCCTTTTCCAGCAGGCTGGCATACAGAAGCTGTTCGGGGGTTGCCTTTAAAGAAACGTTTGCTTTTTCTTCCATTTTATTTCTCCTGAGGTATTTATTAAAATCCCAGCCCTTTGGACAGCGCCTTGACACCGGCAAAAGCCAGGATGCCGATAACCATCCAGCGGATAACGGCGGGCTTCGCGATTTTCAAAACATGGACGCCCACAAAGGAGCCCAGCATGATGCCTACCAGGGAGGGAACCACCATCATGGGAATCACGCAGCCTTTGTTCAGATAAATCCAGGCGGCGGAGGTGTCGGTGATCGAAAGCAGAAATTTGCTGGTGGCCACACTGATCTTCAGCGGGGCTCCCATGAGCAGATTAAGAACCGGTACATTGGCCCAGCCGGCTCCCAGGCCGAACATGCCGGCCATAATGCCGATCAGCACGAACAGGCACAAGCCCAAGGGCGTCCGATGTATTTTCCAGTCGATAATTTCGCCGGTGCTGGCCTCCTGGTAAACACCGTAAATATGGAGCATTGACGAGAGTTTATCGGCTTTGGGCACATCCGGAACCACGGATTTTTTGGCGGTGAGCATCAGGGCGCAAATTCCCAGAATGGTGGCGCCCAGGCAAATCTGAACGATATTGGTGGGCAGCGCCAGCCCGATCATGGCACCGGCGATGGCGCAGGTGGAAGCGATCAGGCCCACGGGAATGGCCAGCCGCAGGCTGGCAAGATTCATCTTCAAAAGTCCCGGGCCGGCGGCCAGAGCGCCGGAAAGGGCTACCAGCAGGCCGGTGCCGCGCACAAAGTCCAGGTGAAACGGAAAAAAGCCGCTGATAATCGGCACAAAGAGGACCCCTCCGCCCACACCGCCAAGTACGGCGACGACTCCCATAATAAATGTTACGATTAAAAGGATCAGTGGCCAGAACCACCAGGCATGACCATCCGAAGCAGCTTTGGCTGATGCATCTGCAAACGCAGGGGATGCCAGAAACATCAGCGAAAATACGCCGATCAGAACCAGCATCCACATTGTATGATTCCTCTCCATTTTCTCCTCCTTAAAAAAATACCGGCATCTTCGCAATATCTTAATACTTTTCAATATTTCAGGCTTCAAGCCCGGGAGTATTGTATTAAGCGAAGCTAAATATATTACCTTGCCCTCAATGTCAATTAAAAAACCCTAATTACGTTCAACGGTTGGGTAGTTTTTGTACCAAAGTCTTATCCGTTAGCGGAATGGATGATCTTTTGTTAAGCGCTTAACAGAGAAAAATCCCCGCCCCCTCAGATAGTTTATTCTCGATAACCCCTAGTTTACATCTTCGCTTGGGTATGCTAAATTACTTCCGGGCACTTTTTAGGCTATTGAAAACCTGGACCTTTAAGCTGAATCCTTTCAAAAAGAAAACGATTTGGAAACGTTGCAACGCTCAATCATCAAAGGTCTTTTTAAGTCTGCTGTCGATTTGCAGCCCTTGATTGATGAAATCCCCCTTGGTGTGGTCGTACTCGATGCGGATCGACGGATCGTTTTGTTCAATCGGGCGCTTGAAGCCCTGACCGGCTTTTCCCGGAATGAAGCTGCCGGTGTTCCCTGCTATCATATCCTGCGCAGCAGGATCTGCGTCAAGGACTGTCCGGCCCTGCGCATGCAAGAGCAATCGGAACCCGTTTGGGTCGAAAGCGACCTGGTCAACCGCGATCGGATGCTGATTCCCGTTCGTGTTACCCTGGCGACGGTTAAAGCTTTTGACGGTAAAACGGTCGGATTTCTGGAAACGGTCGAGGACCTGCGTCCCTTTCGGGCCATCGATGCCCAAATAAGCCAGGCCTACAGTTTTGCACGTCTTATCGGCCGAAGCCCTCAAATGAAGAAAGTCTTTCAGATTCTGCCGGTACTTGCCCAAAACGACTCTTCGGTCCTGATTACGGGTGAAACCGGCACCGGCAAAGATATGGTGGCGGAAGCCCTCCACCAGGCTTCCGGCCGGGCCAAGGGTCCTTTTGTCAAGATTAATTGCGGGGCACTGCCCGAGACCCTGTTGGAGTCGGAGCTCTTCGGACACCAGAAAGGCGCCTTTACCGGCGCCGTGGAAAACAAGCCCGGGCGCTTCCGTCTGGCTCACAATGGGACGCTTTACCTCACGGAAATCGGGGATCTTCCCCTTGCGCTCCAGGTCAAACTGCTGACGTTTCTGGACGATCAGGTCGTCTATCCCCTGGGCAGCACCAAAGGATTTCAGGCCAATGTAAGAGTTGTGGCCGCCACTCATCGCAACCTTGAAAAAATGGTGCGGGCCGGGCGTTTTAGAGAAGATCTCCTCTTTCGGCTCAATGTGGTTCGAATTCACCTTCCGCCGCTGCGGGACCGTGACGGGGATATCCGCCTGCTTCTGGATCACTTTCTGAACATCCTGAAAACCCAGTTCGGAAAAACCATCAAAGGTTTTTCCAAAAAGGCGCTGGGAATTCTGATGGACTACCGCTATCCCGGCAATGTGAGAGAGCTGCGAAATATCCTTGAATATGCCGTTAACGTCTGCCAGGAAGGACAAATTCTGCCCCAGCACCTGCCGGCCTATCTCACCGAAATCACAACCTGGATCAATCAAACCGATGCAACTGCCGAACGGCCGGCATCTCCGGAACTGTCGAGTCCGAACGGGTTCAAATCTCTTGACACGGAACAGACGTGGACCGCCGTGGAACGCAAAATGATCATGGATGCCCTGGTGAAGTCCGGAGGACGACGCAGCAAGACGGCGGATCTTCTGGGCTGGGGCCGGAGCACCCTCTGGAGAAAAATGAAACAATATGGAATCGGCTAAAAGTTGGGTCTGTACAAAAACGAAACAACATGATACATTGCATATTCGAAACCGATGCAAAAGAAGGTGCTGATACCATTGTACGGCAACGATGTTGCCCCCCGGTTTGATCTGGCCACCGAGGTTCTGATCAGTACCGGAGGCCAAACGCTTGAGGACCGGGAAGAAAAGATCGTGGTGCTTTCCCAGGCCTCGGCCGAACAGCTCTGCCATCTTGTTCTGGCCGAAGGGGTTGATGCGGTCATTTGCAGCGGTATTCAAGAAGAATATTACCAGTATCTGACCTGGAAACGGGTCCAGGTTTTCGATTCCGTTATCGGTTCCTGGGAATCGGTTCTGGAACGCTTTTGCCAGGGAAAACTCCAATCCGGGAATATTCTGTCGGGAAATACGGACTAACCGATGGCCGAACGCAATTGGCGCCAGCACTTGACCAAGAGTATCTTCCAGTTCGAAGGTAAAGAGGCCTCTCCGGATCGCTACCGCATTCTGCGCCGCAATATTGTTATCCTGATGATGCTGGTGACAATTGTGCCCCTGACCTTGATGGCGGTCATCAACTACCATCAGTATCGGACCAGCCTGAAAGACGAAATCATCAATCCCATGCGCAATATTTCCAGCAAGACCAAGCACTCGTTTGAACTCTTTTTGGAAGAAAAACTGTCGAATGTTCGTTTCATTGCTTCGGCCTATTCTTTTAAGGACCTTGCGGACTCAAAAACCCTGGCACGCATTTTTCGGGTTCTGAAGCAGGAATTCGGGGGGTTTGTGGATTTAGGCCTGATTGACTGCAACGGCATCCAGATTTCCTATGCAGGACCCTACGACCTTTTGGGAAAAAATTATGCCGAACAGACCTGGTTCGAGGAAGTTGAAGTCAGGGGGGTATACATCAGCGACGTGTTTATGGGATACCGCAAATTTCCGCACATTGCCATCGCCGTCCAGCTCGCGGGCGAGGATTGTGACGGCTGTGTCCTGCGGGTTACCATTGATACCACTTTGTTCGACAACCTGATCGCCTCCATGGGGCTGGATCCGGAAAGCGACGCCTTTTTGATCAACGCTAAGGGCATCTTTCAGACCAATTCCAAGTTTTACGGCAAGGTACTGGAAAAATGTCCGTTTTCACCTCCACCGGGTAACTACGGCAGTTTTTTGGCCGAAGAATACGACCCCAAGGGTCGCGAGGTCATTTCGGTTTACACTCATTTTGACAAGCTAGATTACGCGCTGGTGCTGGTCAAACCCCGATCGGTGATTCTTAAAACCTGGTTCACGCTCAAAAGTGAAATGTTCTTCATTTTTACGATCAGTACCATCGTCATTATCCTGGTTATCATCAAACTGACCGATGTGGTGGTCAAGAACGTGCAAAAGGCCGATGAGAGACGCGAACTCGCCTATCGAGAACTGGAGCATTCGCAAAAGCTTTCGTCCATCGGCCGACTGGCTGCCGGCGTGGCCCATGAAATCAACAACCCTCTGGCCATCATCAATGAAAAGGCCGGGTTGATGAAGGATCTGATAGAGTACCACGGCCAGTTCAAGGAACAAGCCAAATTTCTTGAATTGACCGCTTCCATTCAACACTCGGTTGAACGCTGCAAAACAATCACCCACCGCCTGCTGGGGTTTGCGCGCCGCATGGAAGTGCAGTTCGAGCTTCTGAACGTCAACGATGTCATCAAGGAGGTTCTCGGCTTTCTGGGAAAAGAGTACCTTTATCGCAACATTGACATCCGTCTGCAGCTGTCAGCGGATCTGCCCCAAATTTCGGCGGATATGGGGCAGATCCAGCAGGTTTTTTTGAACATTATTACCAATGCCTTGGCAGCGGTGGAAGACGGCGGGCTGGTTGCAATTACCACCTGGGATAAGGATGCAGATACGGTCGGGGTATCGATCCGGGACAACGGCTGCGGCATGTCTGCCGAAACCCTCAGCCATATTTTCGAACCCTTCTTTACCACCAAGAAAGGCTACGGTACCGGTCTGGGTCTTCCCATTACTTACGGGATTGTCAAGAAACTGGGAGGCGACATAAAAGTGGAAAGCAAAAAAGGAGAGGGTACAACCTTTTCGGTGTTTCTCTTAAAAACCCCCCCATCAACAACTGGTGAGTTGCCATGACCAAACTAAAAGTTTTGCTAGTGGATGATGAGATAGAATTTGTAAAGACGCTGGCCGAAAGGCTGCAACTCAGAGGGTTTGAGGTGCTGGTCGCCGTCGACGGCGAAGGCGCCATCAACCAGATGGAAGCCACCCTCCCTGACCTGGTGGTTCTGGATGTAATGATGCCGGGATTGGGGGGCCTGGAAGTCCTCAAACAAATGAAACAGCAGCATCCCCGGGTGCCGGTTATTTTGCTGACCGGTCACAGTTCCACAAGAGACGGTATTGAAGGTATGCACCTGGGGGCTTTCGACTACCTGATGAAACCGATCAACATCGACGAACTGATCAAAAAAATGCAGGAGGCCGTCGTTTCGTAACGTTGCAACACGTTTTGGTTGTCCCGTTTACCGATTGGCCGGTTAATTCATTGAACTGCAACAGCGAGAGCCTTCTCCGTCCAGCTTGCAGCGGGACTATAGCGCGCTTCAAATCATGGTTTATCTATGTTTTAATTTGCAGAAAATGAATATGACGCCGGGCTGCCATATCCAAACGGGCCAACGGGCCAACCGGCAAACTGGAAAACCAGTCAGGAGCAATCATGCAGGCATATGAAAAAAAAGAGGTTGAATTTTTCGGCAAAATAACAGCCGGAAGCACCCATGAGATGAAGAATGTCCTGGCCATCATCAGAGAATCGTGCGGCCTGATGGAAGACCTGATGGCCTTGTCTCGGGAAACGCCCATTCCGCACCGCGAAAAATTTCAGAAGGCCCTGGCCACCGTCAAGGTCCAGATTCAGCGCGGCGTGGAGATTACCGACCGGCTCAACCGGTTTGCACACAGTCCCGATGCCGAAATCACCAGGATCGATCTTCATGAAATGGCCGAACAACTGGTCACCCTGGCAAGCCGTTTTGCCAGGCTTAAAAATGTTTCCTTGCATACCGGGCCGTCCGGGCCGCCCTTGGCGGTGGTTACCTGTCCGGTGCGGTTGCTGATGGCCCTGTTTGGTTGTATTGAGTGCTGTCTGCATGCGATCCCGCTGGGGTCAAAGATTTACATTCGCCCTCAAAAAAAAGGCGAAACCTATGCGCTGCAGATTGCCTGTGAAGGCGATTTTCCCAAGCCGGCGGATTTGGCGCAATCGATGGCAGCCGCCGACCGGTGGCCCGATCTGGAGCAAACGGTCGCATCTTTGGGAGGCTCGGTCGAATTGGATGCGGCCGGTCCCGGCATTTGGTTGTTGCTGCCGGAAGCCCTGCCCCGACCACCAAAATGATTCATAATGTATCATTTTGAATCTTTCATAATGTTTCATATCGTATTATTCTTTTCGATTCAGCAAGCCTCCTTTTTTCATTAACAGTTTGATATAATTAATAATTAATTCTTTGGCATATCTATTGCTGATCCTATGGTAACATCATCCAACAGAAAAAGGAGGGTATCATGGGAAAGTGGATGGAAACCATACAAAAAACGTTTGCAGCCGTATCTTTTGCTGAAGCAGGAGAGCATGATACCGCTACGGAAATGGCCGGGATCAAACCGAATTGGAGTAAAGTCAGTCTATTATCAAAAGCCTGGGACAACATCTTTGCCGCCGTTACCTTTGCGGAAGCAGGCTGCGCTGATCGGGCCCTTGAATTTGTAGGGGCCAAAACCGCCCGGCGCGATGTTCGATCCTTGGAGATCTTTTTAAAGGACGTGGGACTCCAGGGCGTTCGTGTTCGATACGGGCTGGCAATGGTGTAGCGTCCTTGAAGCGACTTCGCTGAACTCATGGGAGTGAACCTCTTGATCATTGAGTCCGATCACATGTTCGGCAACAATCTGGTCCAGCGTTTGACGAATGAAACCTGGCAGATCCTGTTTGCCGACCGGCTCAGCGACGCCAAAAAGATTGTCAAACGGAAAAATATCGACGTGGTGGTGCTGGGCCTGAATGCGATGAAACGTGAAGGCCTTGCAATTCTCAAAATGATCAAAAAGATCCGCCCCTTTACCGAGGTCATCATTATCAATAGTTCCGAACAGATTGCTCTCTCCATCGAAGGAATGAAGCTGGGTGCTTTTGATGATTTTATGGTTCCTTTTGATATTGATTCTTTACGGATTCGGATTCAGGATGCCTGGCAACAAAAAAAGCAGAAAGAAACAGCAAAAAAGTCTTTACTGGATCGATACCGGGATATTATGATAGCTGCAACTTTTGCCGAGGCCGGAGAATCCGACATGGCCATTGAATTTCTGGCCAAAAGAAAAAAGGCCCGAACAAAAACAAATACAAAAGGAGATTAACATGAAGAACATAAAAATTCTTTTGGTGGATGATGAGGAAGATTTCGTTAAAACCTTATCGGAGCGTATAGAGATGCGAAACCTTGCGTCCGACATCGCTCTGAACGGCGAAGAGGCTTTGAAGCTGGTTGATAACGAAGTCCCAGATGTCATGGTGTTGGATCTCAAGATGCCGGGCATTGACGGCATGGAGGTTTTGCGGCGGGTAAAAAAAGCTTATCCGGATGTTCAGGTGATCATCCTGACGGGGCATGGTTCGGAAAAGGACGAAAAGGACGCCCGTCGCCTGGGTGCCTTCGAGTATCTGCAAAAACCGGTCGATATCGACAAGCTGGTTAAATACATCAAACGTGCGTATAAAAATAAAATCCAGGACAGCATGACGGCTGCTGCGTTTGCAGAAGCCGGGGAATTCGATACCGCCAAGGAGATTATGGACCGCGAGAAAGACAAATGATGAACTGCAACAGCGAGCGCATTCCCCGCAGCTTGCTGCAGGGTCTTCAATTCGGCTTTCAAAGAAGGCATCAATGATGGTTCGGAGGAGAAAAATTAATGAAGATCATAGTGTTGTTGGTAGATGATGAAAAGGACTTTGTCGAATCCCTGTCGCAGCGCCTCCAGATTCGGGACTTTGAGGTCCAAACGGCGTTCAACGGGGATGATGCCCTCAAGCTTATCCGGGAACAGGAATTCGACGTTGTCGTTCTGGATGTGCTGATGCCGGGCAAAGACGGTATTGAGACCTTGGGGGAAATCAAGAACATCAAGCCGCTGCTCCAGGTAATCATGCTTACCGGCAATGCCACGGTGGAAACGGCCATTGAGGGTATGAAACTGGGAGCCTACGACTATCTCATGAAACCGACCGAGACCGAGGATCTGGTGGAAAAAATTTCCAAGGCCCACGCCCTTAAAACCGAGCACCAGGAACGGATTCGCAAGGCGGAAATCAATAACATTATCAAGCGAAAGGGATGGTAGGTACGACACCCCGAAGTGCGCGGTCTTCGGCGCAGGAATTTTTCGCTGCCCGAACCATGACAGGCTTCGGGTTTTTCTATGTCCTTCATCAAGGAACACAGTAATGAAAATGAAAATTGTCAAAGATGTGATGGTACCGCTTTCCGAGTATGCCACCGCTTCCACAGAAGCCACGTTATATGAGGCTGTCCTGGCTTTGGAGAAAGCGCAAGCCGAGTTCGACCAGACCCGCTATCGGCACCGGGCGATTCTGATTTTTGATGAAAACAATAAGATCGTCGGCAAGATCAGTCAGATCGATATTCTGCGGGCCCTGGAACCCAAATACGACGAAATCATTGAAAAGGGTTTATTTGCCCGTTTCGGTTTAAGTCCCATGTACCAGAAGTCATTGATCGAGCAATACAAACTCTGGAACAAACCCTTAAACGACATCTGCCGTAAAGCCGCCCAATTGAAAGTCAAGACCTTTATGACGACTCCCACGGAAGGCGAATTTGTCGATGAAAATGCATCTTTGGATGAAGCCGTCAATCAACTGATCATCGGCAAACATCAATCCCTGCTGGTAACCCGGGATAAAGCCATTGTGGGGATATTGAGACTGACCGACGTGTTTGTGGAAATCGCCAGGAATATCAAGGAGTGCAAGTTGTAAAATCGTTAATTGGTTAAATGGTTGGATAGTTCAATGGTGATAAAAAAGTAAGAATCTTTTTTTAGCGAATACCAATTAACCAATTAACGAATTAACGAATCAACGAATCAACGAATCAACGGCTCGACCATTTAACGAGGTCTGTACGAGGTCTGTACGAGGTCTGTAAGTAAAGAAAAAGATAGGGAGATTTGGAAAATGACAAGCGATGCTGCCGCCCTTGGCACGGGCAATTTCGAGTGGAAACGATTTTTGTGGCTTTCTATCGGGATATTGCTCTTTGCAGTCGTTTACTATACGCCCCCCTGGGCCGACGCGGTCGATCCCATGGGAAAACATTTTGCCTTGACCCGCGAAGGCAAAGGCGCCCTGGCGGTTTTTCTGCTGGCCGGCACCTGGTGGGTCTTTGAGGTCGTGCCCATCGGCGTCACCAGCCTGGCCATTGGTGTTTTGCAGGCGCTTTTTCTGATTCGCCCGGCCAAGGTGGCCTTTAAGGACTTTATGGATCCTTCGGTCATGTTTATTTTTGCTTCGATTGTGATCGGCCTGGTTTTTACCAAGACAGGTCTGACCAAACGCCTGGCATACAAAATGCTGGCCATTGTCGGTGAAAAAACCAGCATGATTTTGCTGGGGTGTTTTGTGGTTACTGCCGCCCTGACGCACATCATGGCGCACACGGCCGTAGCCGCCACCATTTATCCGCTCCTGCTGGCCGTTTACAGCATGTATGGCGAAGGCGACAAACCGACCAGATTCGGCAAGGCTCTTTTTATCGGCCTGGCCTACGTTTGCGGCGCCGGCAGCATTATCACCCTTTTAGGGGCGGCCCGCGGGGCCGTGGCCCTCGGTTTTTTTAACGATATCATCGGTAAAAACGTCAGTTTTTTTCAGCTCACCTATTACATGGCTCCGGTCGGCTGGCTGATGACCTTTTTGCTGTGGGGCTTTTTCATGATATTCTTAAAACCCGAAAAGAAAGTCATTCCGGGCTTAAGGGAAAAAGCCAAAGCGCTCAATGCCGAACTGGGCCCCATTACCCGTAAGGAAATCCTGGCCGCCGTCATCGTGTTCACCTGTATCCTGGTAATGGCCCTGCGCTCGTTTATCCCGGCCCTGGAACCGGTGGATAAAACGGCCATCATTTTGATCTCGACCATCCTGTTCTTTATTACCGGAATCCTCGATCTGAACGATCTTGAAGAAATTCCCTGGAACATCATCCTGCTGTTTGCCGGCGCCATGAGTATCGGC from Candidatus Desulfatibia profunda harbors:
- the glgP gene encoding alpha-glucan family phosphorylase → PEAREITARLYAGEPKIRLAQEVLLGIGGMRALAAMDIFPSICHMNEGHSAFSALERLAQFRERYHLDLKTALQIIPRCTVFTTHTPVAAGHDSFPADLVKPFIRPLQERLGVSEKEILSWGQSSGSDKDAPFSMFILGLRMSQYCNGVSRLHGRTARKMWAHIWPGRPEDEIPITHVTNGMHVSTFISPEIWPLFERHLGPEWYMSSRRQENISRIDEIYDEELWRAHEMSRTRLIRICRYLLKQQYQRRNAPKSVIDRIETVLDPEILTIAFARRFASYKRAHLLLQDPERLANILNNQTRPVQIIFAGMAHPLDNDGKQIIKRLIEFVHRPEIRQRAVFIEGYDMALARSLVQGADVWLNTPRRPFEACGTSGMKAAINGVLNVSILDGWWCEGYSEERGWRIGGGEEYVDYAYQDATESQALYNVLENEVIPCFYEEPEGELPKRWIQMMKASMKMAMENFCSLRMLAEYEQRFYAPIIQRLKTLLKKNGLEASNLALQEKRLHDLWKDIRIGLPVQAGKGPFRVGETFEVTVEVGLGELNPEEVCVELYNGQMRSVDALQDIHTIPMAVIESLGNGNYRYGCQVPCRLSGRYGFTVRTMPAGDDYLKYSPRLITWS
- a CDS encoding response regulator, which codes for MKIIVLLVDDEKDFVESLSQRLQIRDFEVQTAFNGDDALKLIREQEFDVVVLDVLMPGKDGIETLGEIKNIKPLLQVIMLTGNATVETAIEGMKLGAYDYLMKPTETEDLVEKISKAHALKTEHQERIRKAEINNIIKRKGW
- a CDS encoding sigma 54-interacting transcriptional regulator; this translates as MQRSIIKGLFKSAVDLQPLIDEIPLGVVVLDADRRIVLFNRALEALTGFSRNEAAGVPCYHILRSRICVKDCPALRMQEQSEPVWVESDLVNRDRMLIPVRVTLATVKAFDGKTVGFLETVEDLRPFRAIDAQISQAYSFARLIGRSPQMKKVFQILPVLAQNDSSVLITGETGTGKDMVAEALHQASGRAKGPFVKINCGALPETLLESELFGHQKGAFTGAVENKPGRFRLAHNGTLYLTEIGDLPLALQVKLLTFLDDQVVYPLGSTKGFQANVRVVAATHRNLEKMVRAGRFREDLLFRLNVVRIHLPPLRDRDGDIRLLLDHFLNILKTQFGKTIKGFSKKALGILMDYRYPGNVRELRNILEYAVNVCQEGQILPQHLPAYLTEITTWINQTDATAERPASPELSSPNGFKSLDTEQTWTAVERKMIMDALVKSGGRRSKTADLLGWGRSTLWRKMKQYGIG
- a CDS encoding response regulator — translated: MKNIKILLVDDEEDFVKTLSERIEMRNLASDIALNGEEALKLVDNEVPDVMVLDLKMPGIDGMEVLRRVKKAYPDVQVIILTGHGSEKDEKDARRLGAFEYLQKPVDIDKLVKYIKRAYKNKIQDSMTAAAFAEAGEFDTAKEIMDREKDK
- a CDS encoding dinitrogenase iron-molybdenum cofactor biosynthesis protein, giving the protein MQKKVLIPLYGNDVAPRFDLATEVLISTGGQTLEDREEKIVVLSQASAEQLCHLVLAEGVDAVICSGIQEEYYQYLTWKRVQVFDSVIGSWESVLERFCQGKLQSGNILSGNTD
- a CDS encoding sulfite exporter TauE/SafE family protein codes for the protein MERNHTMWMLVLIGVFSLMFLASPAFADASAKAASDGHAWWFWPLILLIVTFIMGVVAVLGGVGGGVLFVPIISGFFPFHLDFVRGTGLLVALSGALAAGPGLLKMNLASLRLAIPVGLIASTCAIAGAMIGLALPTNIVQICLGATILGICALMLTAKKSVVPDVPKADKLSSMLHIYGVYQEASTGEIIDWKIHRTPLGLCLFVLIGIMAGMFGLGAGWANVPVLNLLMGAPLKISVATSKFLLSITDTSAAWIYLNKGCVIPMMVVPSLVGIMLGSFVGVHVLKIAKPAVIRWMVIGILAFAGVKALSKGLGF
- a CDS encoding DUF1634 domain-containing protein — encoded protein: MEEKANVSLKATPEQLLYASLLEKGMYFGLLILFITFGLYALGIMDPYIPLDKISRYWSMNVNDYLKQADIHAGWAWVGMLKYGDFVNFIGIAMLSGVTILCYAAILPTLLKNKDTVYAVLAVLEVIVLSVAASGILGAGGH
- a CDS encoding two-component sensor histidine kinase; this translates as MAERNWRQHLTKSIFQFEGKEASPDRYRILRRNIVILMMLVTIVPLTLMAVINYHQYRTSLKDEIINPMRNISSKTKHSFELFLEEKLSNVRFIASAYSFKDLADSKTLARIFRVLKQEFGGFVDLGLIDCNGIQISYAGPYDLLGKNYAEQTWFEEVEVRGVYISDVFMGYRKFPHIAIAVQLAGEDCDGCVLRVTIDTTLFDNLIASMGLDPESDAFLINAKGIFQTNSKFYGKVLEKCPFSPPPGNYGSFLAEEYDPKGREVISVYTHFDKLDYALVLVKPRSVILKTWFTLKSEMFFIFTISTIVIILVIIKLTDVVVKNVQKADERRELAYRELEHSQKLSSIGRLAAGVAHEINNPLAIINEKAGLMKDLIEYHGQFKEQAKFLELTASIQHSVERCKTITHRLLGFARRMEVQFELLNVNDVIKEVLGFLGKEYLYRNIDIRLQLSADLPQISADMGQIQQVFLNIITNALAAVEDGGLVAITTWDKDADTVGVSIRDNGCGMSAETLSHIFEPFFTTKKGYGTGLGLPITYGIVKKLGGDIKVESKKGEGTTFSVFLLKTPPSTTGELP
- a CDS encoding response regulator; the protein is MTKLKVLLVDDEIEFVKTLAERLQLRGFEVLVAVDGEGAINQMEATLPDLVVLDVMMPGLGGLEVLKQMKQQHPRVPVILLTGHSSTRDGIEGMHLGAFDYLMKPINIDELIKKMQEAVVS
- a CDS encoding CBS domain-containing protein is translated as MKMKIVKDVMVPLSEYATASTEATLYEAVLALEKAQAEFDQTRYRHRAILIFDENNKIVGKISQIDILRALEPKYDEIIEKGLFARFGLSPMYQKSLIEQYKLWNKPLNDICRKAAQLKVKTFMTTPTEGEFVDENASLDEAVNQLIIGKHQSLLVTRDKAIVGILRLTDVFVEIARNIKECKL
- a CDS encoding response regulator, which produces MIIESDHMFGNNLVQRLTNETWQILFADRLSDAKKIVKRKNIDVVVLGLNAMKREGLAILKMIKKIRPFTEVIIINSSEQIALSIEGMKLGAFDDFMVPFDIDSLRIRIQDAWQQKKQKETAKKSLLDRYRDIMIAATFAEAGESDMAIEFLAKRKKARTKTNTKGD